In the Flavobacterium acetivorans genome, one interval contains:
- a CDS encoding DUF294 nucleotidyltransferase-like domain-containing protein, which yields MNTIAEHIADFLKEYAPFDQLTFQELSEIAVNIRVLNLEKNKTLFQINDPLHDCFYMVNSGLINLYAIADAEETILSKCHEGAIFGLRPFFAKNNYMMTAKAREESIVYAIPIAVFRPFVANNAAVLDFLLENFAANSHQTKTSQNLGKSIISDTVFYSDQKAEMQFFQALSYNSNPIVVTADAIVKDVAQLMAETLLNSAIVSENNMPIGIVTHTDMSSKIATGRYANTVPVATIMSKPPITVIENVSLAEAQLLMLKNNVTHLCVTQDGTNKSVIRGVISEHDLVIAQANNPGVLIKEIKRSQSSKELQQIRLRLADLIQNSIFKNIPLTHINNIASEINFAIIKRAVELSILDLGSPPARFAWLSIGSQGRKEQLLLTDQDSILIFEDVAAEKYREVKDYFLKLGKKTTLTLEKVGYQLCPNGHMGSNMMWCKSLTDWVKQYDAWMNTPGENSNELSSIFFDYELVIGEQKIEDAITNVVFRNAKNNTLFFDFLGNDALRKHSPLSFFKKFIVEEEGVYKDFFDIKTRALMPLVDSARLFALSYDLIGINNTYLRFKQLAITDPKHSEIYLNCAEAFLTLSKFRTLEGLKNDDAGQYINLEEMSKIDKEKLKNALAPMKELEELIKNKFQLTQFS from the coding sequence ATGAATACAATTGCGGAACATATTGCAGATTTTTTAAAAGAATACGCGCCATTTGATCAATTGACATTTCAAGAACTTTCTGAAATTGCAGTAAATATTCGTGTATTAAATTTAGAAAAAAATAAGACTTTGTTCCAAATTAATGATCCTTTGCATGATTGTTTTTATATGGTAAACTCTGGACTGATCAACTTGTACGCCATTGCGGATGCCGAAGAAACTATTTTGAGTAAATGCCACGAAGGTGCTATTTTTGGCTTGCGTCCGTTTTTTGCAAAGAACAATTATATGATGACAGCAAAAGCACGCGAAGAAAGTATTGTTTATGCTATTCCAATTGCTGTTTTCAGACCATTTGTAGCCAATAACGCTGCGGTTTTGGATTTTTTATTAGAGAATTTTGCGGCAAACTCACACCAAACAAAAACCAGCCAAAACCTAGGTAAAAGTATTATTTCGGATACGGTATTTTACTCTGATCAAAAGGCCGAAATGCAATTTTTTCAAGCTTTAAGCTATAATAGCAATCCAATAGTGGTCACAGCAGACGCAATTGTCAAAGATGTTGCACAGTTAATGGCCGAAACTTTATTAAATAGCGCGATTGTCAGCGAAAACAATATGCCTATTGGGATTGTTACCCATACAGATATGTCTTCAAAAATTGCTACTGGAAGATACGCAAATACCGTCCCTGTAGCTACAATCATGTCAAAACCACCAATAACGGTTATTGAAAATGTTTCATTGGCAGAAGCCCAATTGCTGATGCTCAAAAATAACGTAACTCATTTATGCGTTACTCAAGATGGAACAAATAAATCCGTTATCAGAGGAGTTATTTCTGAACATGATTTGGTTATTGCTCAAGCTAACAATCCTGGAGTTTTGATAAAAGAGATCAAACGCTCTCAAAGTTCAAAAGAATTACAGCAAATTCGTTTGCGATTGGCTGATTTAATCCAAAATTCAATATTTAAAAACATACCGCTTACCCATATTAATAACATTGCAAGTGAGATAAATTTTGCTATAATCAAGCGAGCGGTCGAGCTCTCCATTTTAGATTTAGGCTCACCTCCTGCTCGATTTGCTTGGTTAAGCATTGGAAGTCAAGGCAGAAAAGAACAATTATTGCTTACCGACCAAGACAGTATCTTGATTTTTGAAGATGTTGCCGCCGAAAAATACAGAGAAGTAAAGGATTATTTCCTTAAATTAGGAAAAAAGACAACACTAACTCTTGAAAAAGTAGGCTATCAATTGTGTCCAAACGGACATATGGGAAGCAATATGATGTGGTGTAAATCCCTGACAGATTGGGTAAAACAATATGATGCTTGGATGAATACTCCAGGTGAAAACAGCAATGAACTCAGCAGTATTTTCTTTGATTATGAGCTTGTCATTGGAGAACAAAAAATTGAAGATGCAATTACTAATGTTGTTTTCAGAAATGCCAAAAACAATACGCTGTTTTTTGATTTTTTAGGAAATGACGCTCTAAGAAAGCACTCGCCTTTGAGTTTTTTCAAAAAATTTATTGTGGAAGAGGAAGGCGTTTACAAAGACTTTTTTGATATAAAAACACGCGCTTTAATGCCTTTAGTGGATAGTGCGCGTTTATTTGCTTTGAGCTATGATTTAATTGGAATTAACAACACCTATCTTCGATTTAAACAACTTGCTATAACGGATCCAAAGCATTCCGAAATTTATCTGAATTGCGCCGAAGCTTTTCTAACTTTATCCAAATTTAGAACCTTGGAAGGATTGAAAAATGATGATGCGGGACAATATATCAATCTGGAAGAAATGTCAAAAATTGACAAGGAAAAACTGAAAAATGCACTTGCTCCAATGAAGGAATTGGAAGAATTAATAAAAAATAAATTTCAATTGACTCAATTTTCATAA
- a CDS encoding 3'-5' exonuclease — MLDWLKYINKEHPEFWKTYISKFDSKSSRYVILSTEKTGLNPHKDVVLSISAFAVVNDSILISDSFEAVLLQYKFLHDNQLSNEFIIESKLPKLSEPEAIKAFIEFIGNAVLVGHHVDFDVEMFNAALERLGCGRLKNEALDIDIMHRKLNDITDKQFSLDELSQIYKIPISDRNSSSEDAYRTALLFLKLKSRLGIK; from the coding sequence ATGTTGGACTGGTTAAAATATATCAATAAAGAACATCCTGAATTTTGGAAAACCTATATATCCAAATTTGATTCTAAATCAAGCCGTTATGTCATTTTATCCACTGAAAAAACAGGGCTAAACCCTCACAAAGATGTTGTTTTATCTATTTCAGCCTTTGCGGTTGTTAATGACAGTATTCTCATCAGCGATAGTTTTGAGGCCGTTTTATTACAATACAAATTCCTTCATGACAATCAGCTCTCTAATGAATTTATTATCGAAAGCAAGCTACCCAAATTAAGTGAGCCTGAAGCCATAAAAGCCTTCATTGAATTCATTGGAAACGCCGTATTAGTTGGCCATCACGTTGATTTTGATGTTGAAATGTTCAATGCCGCCTTAGAAAGATTAGGATGTGGCCGCTTAAAAAATGAAGCTTTGGATATTGATATCATGCATCGAAAATTAAACGATATTACGGATAAGCAATTTTCACTGGATGAGTTATCCCAAATTTACAAAATACCCATAAGCGACCGGAATTCTTCTTCTGAAGATGCTTATAGAACAGCCTTGTTGTTCTTAAAATTAAAATCAAGATTAGGCATTAAATAA
- a CDS encoding 4'-phosphopantetheinyl transferase family protein, with protein MIGNDIVDLALARKESNWQRPHFLDKIFTSYEQQLILEAENPEIMVWNLWSRKEAAYKIYNRSTGIRAFIPRQLECIYEDEARGLVICKKNIYHSQTTIINDEIHTIAVAKKDFFNQIQPIRPIKNIQKINGIPFLVDRSGIILRPVSISHHGRYNACITIKKII; from the coding sequence ATGATTGGGAATGATATTGTAGATTTGGCGCTAGCCCGAAAAGAAAGTAACTGGCAAAGGCCTCACTTTCTGGACAAAATTTTCACTTCCTATGAACAGCAGCTGATTTTAGAGGCCGAAAATCCTGAAATTATGGTTTGGAATCTCTGGAGCAGAAAAGAAGCCGCTTACAAAATCTACAATAGATCAACTGGTATTAGAGCTTTTATCCCAAGGCAATTAGAATGTATTTATGAGGATGAAGCTCGGGGTTTGGTTATTTGCAAAAAGAATATTTATCACAGCCAAACCACGATAATAAATGACGAAATCCATACGATAGCTGTTGCTAAAAAGGATTTTTTTAACCAAATTCAGCCAATTAGACCGATCAAAAATATCCAAAAAATAAACGGAATCCCGTTTTTGGTTGATCGTTCAGGGATTATCTTGAGACCAGTTTCTATTAGTCATCATGGACGTTATAATGCTTGTATCACTATAAAAAAAATTATTTAA
- a CDS encoding acyl carrier protein → MNREAIIEQLRIIVKPYIQNQQAFSDLTEETDFINDLRINSANLVDVILDIEEKFDIIIDNKEMEQMINVKASLDVIAFKLSEK, encoded by the coding sequence ATGAATAGAGAAGCAATAATTGAACAGTTAAGAATTATCGTAAAACCGTATATTCAAAATCAGCAAGCCTTTAGTGATTTGACTGAAGAAACGGATTTTATTAATGATTTAAGAATAAATTCTGCAAATCTGGTAGATGTTATTTTAGATATTGAAGAAAAATTCGATATTATAATCGATAATAAGGAAATGGAACAGATGATTAATGTGAAAGCAAGCTTGGATGTTATTGCATTTAAATTATCCGAAAAATGA
- a CDS encoding beta-ketoacyl-[acyl-carrier-protein] synthase family protein: MDSRVVITGLGIVSPNGVGLDAFTHAIKNGISGIKHDPELERLQFSCQISGKPVITDELRLHYFSELELRGFNSTGILYGVIAGIDAWKDAGLSIEINEEPDWDSGTIFGTGTSGIDKFRESIYKIDDFQTRRLGSTAVAQTMNSGVSAYLGGKLGLGNQVSSNSSACTTGTESILMAFERIKSGQAKRILAGSTSDSGPYIWGGFDAMRVCTFKHNESPEKGSRPMSASASGFVPGSGSGALVLEDLESALARGARIYAEVLGGNINSGGQRGLGTMTAPNPKAVQKCIKDALVNAKIHPDKIDAINGHLTATSKDSLEIENWSKALNKTGIHFPYINSLKSMVGHCLSAAGSVESVASVLQLHQDFLFPNINCEDLHAEITNTIDASRIPRQLIKKELNVIIKASFGFGDVNGCVVFKKFNH, translated from the coding sequence ATGGACAGCAGAGTTGTAATTACAGGACTTGGAATTGTATCGCCAAATGGAGTAGGGCTCGATGCTTTTACACATGCCATCAAGAATGGAATTTCAGGAATCAAGCACGATCCTGAACTCGAACGTTTGCAATTTTCCTGTCAGATTTCGGGAAAGCCTGTAATTACAGATGAATTAAGATTGCACTATTTTTCTGAATTAGAATTAAGAGGTTTTAATTCGACAGGGATTTTATATGGAGTTATCGCAGGAATAGATGCTTGGAAAGATGCCGGATTAAGTATAGAAATCAATGAAGAACCTGACTGGGACAGCGGAACTATTTTTGGAACGGGAACATCGGGAATCGATAAATTTCGTGAAAGCATCTATAAAATTGATGATTTTCAAACCCGTAGACTAGGAAGTACAGCTGTGGCACAAACGATGAATAGCGGAGTTAGCGCTTACTTAGGTGGGAAATTAGGTTTAGGAAATCAGGTTTCATCAAATTCCTCTGCTTGCACCACAGGTACCGAAAGTATTCTAATGGCCTTTGAAAGAATTAAATCCGGTCAGGCAAAACGGATTTTGGCAGGAAGTACCAGTGATTCCGGTCCTTATATTTGGGGCGGTTTTGACGCTATGCGAGTTTGTACTTTCAAACATAATGAATCGCCAGAAAAAGGATCCAGACCCATGAGTGCGAGTGCGTCCGGATTTGTACCGGGAAGTGGTTCGGGCGCATTGGTTTTAGAAGACTTAGAAAGTGCTTTGGCGCGTGGAGCTAGAATTTATGCCGAAGTTTTAGGTGGAAACATCAATTCTGGCGGACAAAGAGGTTTGGGAACAATGACGGCTCCAAATCCTAAAGCGGTTCAAAAATGCATCAAAGATGCTTTGGTAAATGCGAAGATTCATCCAGATAAAATAGATGCTATAAACGGGCATTTAACAGCCACATCCAAAGATAGTTTAGAAATAGAAAACTGGAGTAAAGCTTTAAATAAAACTGGAATTCATTTTCCTTACATCAATTCTTTGAAATCGATGGTTGGGCATTGTTTATCAGCAGCCGGAAGTGTTGAAAGTGTCGCTTCGGTATTGCAGTTGCATCAGGACTTCCTTTTTCCGAATATAAATTGCGAAGACTTGCATGCCGAAATTACTAATACTATCGATGCTTCCAGAATCCCGAGACAATTGATCAAAAAAGAATTGAATGTTATTATTAAAGCCAGTTTTGGTTTTGGAGATGTCAACGGATGTGTTGTCTTTAAGAAATTTAATCACTAA
- a CDS encoding 3-hydroxyacyl-ACP dehydratase FabZ family protein translates to MKSEEIIAKLPYSKPFLFVDEIIEINENRVVGSYTFDEKADFYKGHFKDKPITPGVLLTEVMAQIGLVCLGIYLLKNSFSKDTSIALTSTDIDFLMVVLPGEKLTVFSEKIYFRFGKLKCKVLMKNEQGTEVCKGTIAGMMI, encoded by the coding sequence ATGAAAAGCGAAGAAATTATAGCAAAACTACCGTATTCTAAACCCTTTTTGTTTGTCGATGAAATAATCGAAATCAATGAAAATAGGGTAGTAGGGAGTTATACATTTGATGAAAAAGCAGATTTTTACAAAGGGCATTTTAAAGATAAACCTATTACTCCAGGGGTGTTATTAACCGAAGTTATGGCGCAAATAGGCTTAGTGTGCTTAGGAATATATCTGTTAAAAAACAGCTTTAGTAAAGATACTTCAATTGCCTTAACATCAACTGATATCGATTTTTTAATGGTAGTACTTCCAGGGGAAAAGTTAACTGTTTTTTCGGAAAAAATATACTTTAGATTTGGAAAATTAAAATGTAAAGTGCTAATGAAAAATGAACAGGGGACCGAAGTCTGTAAGGGAACAATTGCCGGAATGATGATTTGA
- a CDS encoding type III polyketide synthase: MSVKIHTVSKQLPRYSRTTAEIIPFLDIWLSGQDDRFIRKVKKIFEAAAVDKRYSIMDPIEVFTKASFEERNTIYVREVIDLGEKVLQKSLGQSNWKPEDLDYIITVSCTGIMIPSLDAYLINKLKLRQDIVRLPVTEMGCAAGISGIIYAKNFLKANPGKRAAVISVESPTATFQLNDFSMANIVSAAIFGDGAACVLLSSDEADEGPEILDEEMYHFYDNEHMMGFKLTDSGLQMILDIEVPDTIASHFPDIIHPFLKKNNMEISDIDHLIFHPGGKKIVQTVEGLFLDLGKNIDDTKEVLRLYGNMSSATVLYVLERFMDRLPPKGEKGLMLSFGPGFSAQRVLLQF; this comes from the coding sequence ATGAGTGTAAAAATACATACGGTCAGCAAGCAACTTCCGCGATATTCAAGAACCACGGCCGAAATTATTCCGTTTCTTGATATTTGGCTTTCGGGACAGGATGATCGATTCATCAGGAAAGTAAAGAAAATTTTTGAAGCTGCGGCAGTTGATAAACGCTATTCCATAATGGATCCCATTGAAGTTTTTACCAAAGCATCCTTCGAAGAAAGAAATACCATTTATGTGCGGGAAGTCATTGATTTAGGAGAAAAAGTACTACAAAAATCCTTGGGACAATCCAATTGGAAACCCGAAGATTTAGATTATATCATCACGGTGAGCTGCACCGGAATTATGATTCCTTCTTTGGATGCTTACTTGATTAATAAACTAAAATTACGTCAGGATATTGTTCGGCTTCCTGTGACTGAAATGGGCTGTGCTGCGGGAATTTCGGGAATTATTTATGCCAAAAATTTCCTCAAAGCCAATCCCGGAAAGCGAGCAGCTGTAATTTCTGTAGAGAGTCCTACCGCTACCTTTCAGCTCAATGATTTTTCAATGGCTAATATTGTAAGTGCGGCAATTTTTGGAGACGGAGCAGCCTGCGTCTTGCTTTCTTCTGATGAAGCCGATGAAGGACCGGAAATTCTAGATGAAGAAATGTATCATTTTTATGACAACGAACACATGATGGGCTTTAAACTTACTGATTCAGGCTTGCAAATGATCTTGGATATTGAAGTTCCTGATACAATCGCTTCCCATTTTCCTGATATTATTCATCCTTTTTTAAAAAAGAACAATATGGAAATTAGCGATATTGATCATTTAATTTTCCATCCCGGTGGGAAGAAAATTGTTCAAACTGTTGAAGGTTTATTTTTAGATTTGGGTAAAAATATCGATGATACCAAAGAAGTATTGCGTCTGTATGGCAATATGTCGAGCGCAACGGTTTTGTATGTACTGGAACGATTTATGGATCGCTTACCGCCAAAAGGAGAAAAAGGACTCATGTTGAGTTTTGGTCCAGGATTTTCGGCTCAAAGAGTGTTATTGCAATTTTAG
- a CDS encoding methyltransferase domain-containing protein gives MGLNTKHRIDRQEIIDDFTMEGEVLREALDKIAKINQLLGGNKLTLSGVKKLISNNLNTIEITIVDVGSGNGDMLRILADYGKRNNLKLNLIGIDANDFTVNYARHLSKRYANISYRCLDVFDKEFNEIKYDIALCTLTLHHFKEDEILKLMSVFYRNANLGIVINDLHRSAISYRLFQLLCYVFRLNTISREDGLTSILRGFKREELSRFSEKNNFKKYNIQWKWAFRYQWIISKI, from the coding sequence ATGGGACTAAACACTAAACATCGAATAGACCGACAGGAAATCATAGACGATTTTACTATGGAAGGCGAAGTTTTGCGTGAAGCCTTGGATAAAATTGCCAAAATTAATCAACTTTTAGGAGGAAATAAGCTAACTTTATCTGGAGTCAAAAAGTTGATTTCGAATAATTTGAACACTATTGAAATAACCATTGTAGATGTGGGTAGCGGCAATGGAGACATGCTGCGCATTCTGGCTGATTATGGCAAAAGAAACAATTTGAAATTGAATTTAATAGGGATTGATGCCAATGATTTTACGGTGAATTATGCCCGTCATTTGTCAAAGAGATACGCTAATATATCCTATCGCTGCCTGGATGTTTTTGATAAAGAATTCAACGAGATAAAATACGATATTGCACTATGCACCTTGACCTTACATCATTTTAAAGAAGATGAAATCCTGAAATTAATGTCCGTTTTTTATAGGAATGCTAACCTAGGAATAGTGATTAATGATTTACACAGAAGCGCTATATCTTATCGCTTGTTTCAGTTGCTCTGTTATGTTTTTAGGCTAAATACCATTTCAAGAGAAGATGGATTGACATCAATTTTAAGAGGTTTTAAAAGAGAGGAATTAAGCCGTTTTTCTGAGAAAAATAACTTTAAAAAGTATAATATTCAATGGAAGTGGGCTTTTCGCTACCAATGGATAATTTCAAAAATATGA
- a CDS encoding NAD(P)/FAD-dependent oxidoreductase has translation MKIKTPVIIVGGGLAGLTAAIHLLKIGIEVILIEKNEFPKHKVCGEYISNEVLPYFQWLNIDIQELRPVSISKLQFSIENGQTINCKLPLGGFGVSRYALDEFLYKKVVASGCQMIQDNVESVVFSDNQFKVSTSNSGIFESEIVLGAFGKRSNIDQKLSRKFIQKKSSWLAVKAHYRFDFPDDVVGLHTFEGGYCGLSKVESNRVNVCYLTHYDTFKKYLNIEEFQQKVVSVNPHLKLIFQKGKMLFEKPLTISQISFEKKNAVENHILMIGDSAGLIHPLCGNGMAMAIHGAKIASELTGDYFNAKIGSRSELEQRYNTAWKTNFEERLKTARFLTKILQRPKLTGFVMQLLVLFPSLLAFIIRKTHGKSIL, from the coding sequence ATGAAAATAAAAACTCCTGTAATTATCGTAGGCGGAGGTTTGGCTGGTCTCACAGCGGCAATTCATTTGTTGAAAATAGGAATAGAGGTAATTTTGATAGAAAAAAATGAATTTCCAAAACACAAAGTTTGCGGAGAATACATTTCAAATGAAGTTTTACCTTATTTTCAATGGTTAAACATAGATATTCAAGAACTGAGGCCTGTTTCCATTAGTAAGCTACAATTTTCAATTGAAAACGGTCAAACAATTAATTGCAAGTTACCATTGGGAGGTTTTGGAGTCAGTCGCTATGCTTTAGATGAATTTTTGTATAAAAAAGTTGTAGCTTCTGGTTGTCAAATGATACAAGATAATGTGGAAAGCGTAGTTTTTAGCGACAATCAATTTAAAGTTTCTACTTCAAACAGCGGCATTTTTGAATCTGAAATTGTGCTGGGTGCTTTTGGAAAACGTTCCAATATCGATCAAAAGTTAAGCAGAAAATTTATTCAAAAAAAATCATCATGGTTAGCTGTCAAGGCGCATTATAGGTTTGATTTTCCTGATGATGTAGTGGGTTTACATACTTTTGAGGGTGGTTATTGTGGGCTTTCAAAAGTAGAGAGTAATAGGGTTAATGTTTGTTATTTGACGCATTATGATACTTTTAAAAAATACCTGAATATTGAGGAATTTCAGCAGAAGGTAGTTTCTGTAAATCCACATTTGAAGCTTATTTTTCAAAAGGGCAAAATGCTTTTTGAAAAACCTTTAACAATCAGCCAAATTTCTTTCGAAAAGAAAAATGCTGTCGAAAACCATATACTGATGATTGGAGACAGTGCGGGTTTGATTCATCCTTTGTGCGGCAACGGTATGGCAATGGCGATTCATGGAGCCAAGATTGCTTCGGAATTGACAGGGGATTATTTTAATGCTAAAATTGGTTCAAGAAGCGAATTGGAGCAACGCTACAATACAGCTTGGAAGACTAATTTTGAAGAAAGATTAAAAACAGCTCGTTTTTTAACTAAGATTTTGCAAAGACCAAAACTGACGGGATTTGTCATGCAATTGTTGGTTTTGTTCCCTTCTTTATTGGCTTTTATTATTCGAAAAACGCATGGTAAATCCATCCTTTAA